The candidate division KSB1 bacterium sequence GATCCTGATCGACGGCGGCGACATGGGCGAATCCATTCATGGTCCGACGGTTTGGAAATCCGCCGAGTTGTTTAAAACCATGCGCAGCCTGGGCTACGACGTCATCGGCCTGGGCGAACGCGATTTGGCCCCGGCGTTCTTCGAGGAAGTGAGTCAAAGCGGCGCGAAAGAAATTCTGCTGAGCGGCAACTACAAACCTGCCGCGGCCATCGGCGCTGCACCTTTTCGTTTGATTCAGCGAAAATCAACTCGCGTCGGCGTCGTCGAAGTTGTTTCATCTTTTTATCAACAGGGTCAAGCTCTGGAGCCGGCTGACCCCAAAACTTTTTTGCAGCGCCAGATCGAGGCCATGCAGCAGCAAAAAGCCGACGTGACCGTGGTTATCTATCATGGTCCGGCAACTGAAGCGCTGGCGCTGCGCTCAAGTTTCACCGGCGTCGATCTTTGGCTGATTTCTCATGGCGTTTATCAGCCCATGGCGCAAGTTGCAACCAATGATGGCGGCGCGCTCATCGTCGGCCCCGGCGATCGCGGCCGCGAAGTCGGATTGATCACGCTGGAGAAAAACCGCAAGGGCGTGGCGCGCTCGGCAAAATTTCATCAAATTATTTTGGACGACCGCATTCCGGACTCGCCCAAAGCCGCGCCGATTCAAGAACGTTTTCTCAAACGCAGCCAATCTTCATTGACGCCGCCACCCGAGCCGGCGCGAAACGGATTCGCGGCTCATGAAAATTTTTTCGTCGGCAGCGAAGTGTGCCGGCTTTGTCACGAAGAAACGTACAACAACTGGCGTGAAACCAAACATGCGCGGGCGTTGGAAACTTTGGCAGCAAAACAGCAAGCGACCAATTCGGAATGCTTGCCGTGCCACACCGTCGGTTTCGGCGAGCCAACCGGCTACACGATCAAAGAGAATCAGCCGTATTTAGCCGCGGTGGGCTGTGAAATGTGCCATGGCAAGTCGGGGGATCACGTCCGCGCCGACGATCAAACCAATAATTTTTCCAAGACCACCGAGGCGACGTGTTTGCGCTGCCACGACAAGAAAAATTCGCCGAAGTTCGTGTACGCGGAATACGTCAAGCGCGTGCATTGAGCGCATCACCAAAAGTAAAAAATAAAAAGGGCGAGTCGCCGCGACGGGCGACCCGCCCTTCGTTTTTCAAACCGGCGGTTACGGATGCTTGATGACTTCGTTGCGAATCGG is a genomic window containing:
- a CDS encoding multiheme c-type cytochrome translates to MRKIYPDLILIDGGDMGESIHGPTVWKSAELFKTMRSLGYDVIGLGERDLAPAFFEEVSQSGAKEILLSGNYKPAAAIGAAPFRLIQRKSTRVGVVEVVSSFYQQGQALEPADPKTFLQRQIEAMQQQKADVTVVIYHGPATEALALRSSFTGVDLWLISHGVYQPMAQVATNDGGALIVGPGDRGREVGLITLEKNRKGVARSAKFHQIILDDRIPDSPKAAPIQERFLKRSQSSLTPPPEPARNGFAAHENFFVGSEVCRLCHEETYNNWRETKHARALETLAAKQQATNSECLPCHTVGFGEPTGYTIKENQPYLAAVGCEMCHGKSGDHVRADDQTNNFSKTTEATCLRCHDKKNSPKFVYAEYVKRVH